tggatggacccagaggttgtcacactgagtgaagtaagtcagacagagaaagacaaatatcatatgatatcgcttatatgtggaatctgaaagaaaaaaggctacaaatgaacttatctacgaaacagaaatagagttacaggtgtagaaaataaacttatggttctggggaggaggtggataaggaggaggggagggacacATTGGatgattgggattgacgtatatacactattatgtaaaaaatacaatagataactaataaggacctactatatagcacagggaactctattcaatactctgtaatgacctatatgggaaaagaagctaaaaaagagtggatatatgtatatgtataacttattcactttgctgtgcagcagaaactaatacaacactgtaaatcaactataccccaatttaaaaaaacaaaaacaaaaacaatgaattgCAGGGAGGGGAAACGGGAGTTAGTGCTTAATGGGTAGAGTTtcggttttgcaagatgaaaagagttgtgTGGGTGGATGGTGCCTATGCCTATGGGGAGAACAGCAACACAAATGTACTTCGTGTCCAGGATCTGTACACTTAAACatggttacaatggtaaattttatgctgtgTGTCTGTTGCCACAGTTTAAAAACTTATGTCACCATTGATTCCTACATTCAttctttaactttatttttttaattaattaattaattggctgtgttgggtcttcgttgctgcgcatgggctttctctagttgtggaagtgggggctactctttgttgtggtgcttgggctcctcattgtagtggcttcttttgttgtggagcatggactctaggcatgtgggcttcagtagttgtggcttacgagctctagagtgcaggctcagtagttgtggtgcacgagcttagttcctcggtggcatgtggtatcttcctggggcagggatcgaacccgtgtcccctgcattgtcaggtgggttcttaaccactgtgtcacctagaaagtccctcaTTCTTTAATAAGATGAGCTAACCTGAAGAGAGATTTTGTGAGGATGGGAGATGAGGTTCTGAAGTCAATGAATGTTGATGTAACACATTTGGCTCCCAGGGTGGTTGCTTGGAAGCAGAGGTGCTTCTGAATATCAGAGTTTTTCTCCACCAGGTGATGCTTCCAACACAGCTTCTGTCACCAGTTCCTCTCTGCCAGCCCCAGGCATTCAAACCTCTGGCTCAGAGCTAGTAGCCTCACTTCTCTTCCCTCGGACCAGCTCTGAGGGAGAGGAGTAGGAAACAGAGGGGAAGGACACTTTGAAACTGAAAATAAGAGGCAAACAATCCAGCATTAGTTTCCACAACAGACTGATGTGACTTGGAGCGATTTTCCATGCCTTTCTGGGTAACAGGAAGACACATGATTTTATAAATACTCTGGTGGCTCATATGTTGGATATCCTGCCTCTTGATGGTTTCGctgtaaaacagaagcaaaaataagcgAGTGAGTGCTCTGGGACCAGGACCGGGGACTTTGGCCAGAAATAATTTCCCAAATTCTGTGTCAATAGGCAATGTATAACACAAGATTCGCATCCTGGCAAGTCCAAAgctgaaaatgtaaacaaaataaaccaaagttACAGCAGACCAGGAAACCAGTACAAACACTTCCCATACTTCATTTTTTggaagctgctttttttttttttttttgctatatccACAGTGTTTTAATCATTCTCACGTCCATCATTTCAGTTTGGCAAGTAAAGCAGTCAAATCAAACGGCATTGTTTGAAACTTCAGTTACAAATCatgtagggaaaaaaagattttctcttttctacaaattctttttgctttctgctCACTGACATACAGGTAACAGAAAACGACTACAGCTTAAATATGGAAGAACTCTTTACAATTAAATCcacaattttatacatttatctcACTCCTCACGTGTCAGCGAAAAATCAACGACTATAACAAAATAGGACAAATTATATgacagaagaactaaaaaacttaataaaaaacATCCAAGTATGAAACGCATGGTACTCTTGGTATCTTCACATCCTCCTCTTCTGTGTACTTATGTACAACACATTGTTTCCTCGGATAAATGCATCCCCGTACTTATTCTTCAGCTGTCCATTTACATACTCCTCTGTCTGCTCCAAGGCTATATTCATGTAGCCATCCAGGCACGCCAGGACCCCTCGGTAATCCACTCCAGAATTTAATTTTACCACAACTGGTCGTCCGATGATTTGCTTCAGGAAGTCACTGGGTGTTTGCTTCCGCAGACTCATTTTAACAACCCTGATCAGAAATTTGGGATGCAGGAAACCTGAgttctaatcccagctctgctacttaatTAGCTGTTTGCCTTGGATAACTCACCATTTCACCTCTCCAGGCCCCAGGTTCCTCATCTCGCGGCCGGGTTCCGACGCCCTGCTCCGGGCACGCCACAAGCCCGGCCTCCGCCGGCCCACCGGGCGAAACCGACTGGAAGCTGCTTTTTAGAAAGGAGCTATGGGTTTGCATCTTGATACCTGTCACTGACACCGGAAACTGCAGAGGCCTCAGGTGTTGGGAGTGGAAAAAACCTTTGCCTCTTGTTATGACCCACAGGGAAGCAGAACGTGAAGGAGGGGAGAGTGGTCTTCAGCTAGATCTAGAGGCTGATCCTATGAGAGGTATACATTTGTGAGAAGCCATGAGACCAGAAATGCTGTGACTTGCAAATAGTCAATTACCTTCAAAGGGAGGTTGAACTGGAACAGTATTTCAAGGaccttaaaaatgtgtgtgtgtctgttaatcatttactcttttttttcttgaacataCAATAGGATTCTAGtatgtttctttcatcagcacaAGAAACTTGGGAACATTCCATATTCAAATACATTGAAATGGAGATGTTCAGAGCCAAAAGCTTTGTAAATCCCATTTTTCCTTGAAAATGAAGGTCTGCATTCCTTTGAGTGTAGCTTTCCTTAGCTCCTGTCCCCCATGACTCCCAGAAGTATAAAATTGATGAATGTGTTAATTGTTTACTCTTGGTCCAGCAGTTCCACTCAGGAATTCTTCTTGCAAAAACAATCAGTCAAGACCAGTACTGCTGTGACAGCTTTTACATTGCTTTTATAGCTTGTACTAGCAAAGAAAAAATTGGCAGCAACTTAAATATTGTATTATTAAATCAATTATGATATTCTTGTACAGTGGAATCCTATGACGGCATTAATAGGATGATGGAAATCTATTCATTGatgtgaaaagatacatgtatcaatGCTTCAAAAAAGTATGTAGACTTTAACACTTCCTCTCAGGAATCTATCttcaaacaataataaaacaagtcCAGGATGTTCAGCAGAGCAATGTTTACAGTACAGTGTTTACTGTCACAAATACTGCTGTAACATGAAGCTCTATAATTAAGGTTGGTTAAATAGATTATGATGTAATTATATCATGGAATATCATGCAGGCATTAAAATTATGCTATAATTTATCTTTGTTGCAAAGCAAGCTAACTGtaatatgaaatggaaaaaatttacaaaatggtAATTATTGTAATTCCATCagcataaaagtaaaaatatctatagaaaaaaatgtgcatgtgtgtatacacacatcccTAAAGGTGTAGTAACAGTTATCTCTGGATGGTGgaatttttagtcattttttaatgtttgttttctaatagggatatattatttttatagcaaGAAAATGCAACAATGCAACAATGctatttccatgattttttttaaaagcaaataaagacaACATTTAAGAACTCATTCTAAAacagtgtttatctttttttcattaCCTTCCCCTAAGGAGgctttttaagacattttttccaaattattcctgccatgaaattttaataccacagatataTCATATATCTATTTATGTACTGTATGTACATCTGCTATATACATAAAGAGTATGATTTTTTTGATCCTCAAGAAGCAATCCCGCCCTCTACCTTGGGGCGATGTTGTCCCTGTTAAGAATTATGTTCTAAAAGGGCAAtaagctgcaactaaagatcccgcatgctgcaatgaagatcccgcacgAAACAACGAATATCtggtatgctgcaactaagatttggtgcagccaaataaataaataaacaataaatattaaaagttatCTGTATTTGAATAACTGGGATTGTAGCCAACACTTTTATGACTATCACAGTCTATCCCTTGTCTACTGGACACCCATATACATTCCCTTAAACCATAAAGATAATAACAAGGTCATACTTCCACCCAACACTATACAACTATCCTGTATACAACTGAAAATGAAATGGACAGGATCCTGCCGTCCTtgccccccatgtcctctgcctgccttttgtctgtagaagaactttagccaaagaataattttaatcatAGAAGtgggaaaatgcagaagcaaagaaaagttgttaaacagaacaaaacaatagtttaagcaaagtcaagaacctttatttcctcttcaagggctatagataatattctgagccatgtcctgtgagctgtct
The window above is part of the Hippopotamus amphibius kiboko isolate mHipAmp2 chromosome 4, mHipAmp2.hap2, whole genome shotgun sequence genome. Proteins encoded here:
- the LOC130852141 gene encoding U6 snRNA-associated Sm-like protein LSm6, whose protein sequence is MSLRKQTPSDFLKQIIGRPVVVKLNSGVDYRGVLACLDGYMNIALEQTEEYVNGQLKNKYGDAFIRGNNVLYISTQKRRM